In Phycodurus eques isolate BA_2022a chromosome 10, UOR_Pequ_1.1, whole genome shotgun sequence, a genomic segment contains:
- the ccdc174 gene encoding coiled-coil domain-containing protein 174, which produces MDKNRPFDVTASSLVDLKAELYRKQEQFKQQRLGQESASTGHKPKPKVKKPNVWVKQNSGVSARAEKDAEQLAEEQRSLDNAKSKLEEKAKLYEEMTKGNFPDEETEGLFLVDFAQKILDKRRETHLQKDTVSEEEETGRLSPIPPPQNPDEEWVDFVDALGRSRRCMKKDLPDFMKMDHEFKGNGKVSADLLSEDMRRELQRQEWEREEEEAMKKPVGPIHYEDIRAQEARELGVGYFAFSHDEEHRRKQRETLDMLRDQTTDQRSKRERLKEKKKDILQARLAKIKQRKLKAKGGIVEEEQLEEENKDEDVLVPSPQPRDPPEVSRVKKVEVEIQERRDTKPGVPHVREWDRGKESMFSEWKSRRQSERDSEFAPPSAYFTDQKRPRPAKTQIPEKKNPQMSFTWTQVPSGSTESQDDDPRPPPTAAPPYPSPPQNPPTQPQPPPPYRPPAPPANLQYPLPPFYPPFAPPHFIHPPYPFPHFPLHYQNQYPPQFPSPMPSQFQPQVPHQPTVPNQPHLPPKPTEPSQPEAPPQPSESDQAQQPPQSPSQSLDDMLSFYRNAT; this is translated from the exons atggaTAAAAACAGACCATTTGACGTGACTGCCTCGTCG CTGGTGGACCTTAAAGCTGAGCTGTACAGAAAGCAGGAACAATTCAAACAGCAGAGACTTGGACAAGAAAGTGCTAGCACTGGACACAAACCAAAACCCAAAGTTAAG AAACCAAATGTCTGGGTCAAGCAAAACTCTGGAGTTTCGGCAAGAGCTGAGAAAGATGCGGAGCAGCTGGCTGAGGAGCAGAGAAGCTTGGATAATGCAAA GAGCAAGCTGGAGGAGAAAGCCAAACTGTACGAAGAGATGACAAAAGGAAACTTTCCAG ATGAAGAAACTGAGGGGTTGTTCCTAGTGGACTTTGCACAGAAGATTCTTGACAAAAGAAGAGAGACGCACTTACAGAAGGACACTGTCAGTGAGGAGGAGGAAACGGGCAGGTTGTCCCCTATTCCTCCTCCTCAGAACCCAGATGAAGAATG GGTGGACTTTGTGGATGCTTTGGGACGGTCTCGAAGGTGTATGAAGAAAGACTTGCCAGATTTTATGAAAATGGACCACGAATTCAAGGGAAATGG AAAAGTCTCCGCTGACTTGCTGTCAGAGGACATGCGCAGAGAGCTGCAAAGACAAGAGTGGGAACGAGAAGAAGAGGAAGCCATGAAGAAGCCAGTTGGACCCATCCACTACGAGGACATCAGGGCTCAAG AGGCTCGGGAGCTTGGCGTGGGCTACTTTGCCTTCTCTCACGACGAGGAGCACCGCAGAAAGCAGAGGGAGACTCTGGACATGCTCAGGGATCAG ACGACTGACCAGCGGAGCAAGAGAGAGCGactgaaagagaagaagaaggacaTTCTGCAGGCACGGCTGGCCAAAATAAAGCAGAGGAAGCTGAAGGCCAAGGGCGGTATTGTAGAGGAAGAGCAGCTTGAGGAGGAGAATAAAG ACGAGGACGTGCTGGTGCCCTCGCCTCAACCCAGGGATCCACCAGAGGTCAGCAGAGTGAAGAAGGTGGAAGTGGAGATTCAGGAAAGAAGGGACACCAAACCTGGAGTCCCTCATGTCCGAGAGTGGGACAGAGGCAAAG aGTCCATGTTTAGTGAGTGGAAAAGCCGGCGCCAGTCAGAGCGAGATTCTGAGTTTGCACCTCCCTCTGCATACTTTACCGACCAGAAGCGCCCAAGACCCGCAAAGACTCAAATACCAGAGAAGAAAAATCCCCAAATGTCTTTCACGTGGACACAAGTCCCAAGTGGGAGCACTGAAAGCCAGGATGATGATCCACGCCCTCCCCCCACAGCTGCCCCCCCATATCCTTCGCCACCACAAAATCCTCCAACCCAGCCACAGCCTCCGCCCCCATATCGCCCTCCAGCTCCCCCCGCCAACCTCCAGTACCCCCTTCCTCCTTTTTACCCTCCATTCGCTCCTCCACACTTTATCCACCCACCTTACCCATTTCCGCACTTTCCCCTACACTACCAAAACCAGTATCCCCCTCAGTTTCCATCCCCAATGCCGAGCCAATTCCAGCCACAGGTGCCCCACCAACCCACTGTGCCTAACCAGCCCCACCTGCCACCCAAACCCACAGAGCCCAGCCAGCCTGAGGCACCTCCTCAACCAAGTGAGTCTGACCAGGCTCAGCAGCCACCTCAGAGTCCCTCCCAAAGTCTGGACGACATGCTGTCCTTCTACAGGAACGCCACCTGA